The Thalassophryne amazonica chromosome 6, fThaAma1.1, whole genome shotgun sequence genome includes a region encoding these proteins:
- the zbtb17 gene encoding zinc finger and BTB domain-containing protein 17 translates to MTHKCEDCGKKFTHTGNFKRHMRIHTGEKPFSCRDCNKAFSDPAACKAHEKTHSPLKPYCCSTCGKSYRQISLLNLHRKRHTGEARYSCEVCGKLFTTSGNLKRHQLVHSGEKPYQCDYCEKAFSDPTAKMRHLETHDTEKGHKCSHCEKRFNQLGNLKAHLKIHITDGPLKCKECGKQFTTSGNLKRHLRVHSGEKPYVCVHCQRAFSDPGALQRHERIHTGEKPCVCDMCGKAFTQASSLIAHVRQHTGEKPYVCERCGKRFIQSSQLANHIRHHDNVRPHKCQMCNKAFVNVGDLSKHIIIHTGEKPFLCDKCGRGFNRIDNLRSHVKTVHQGKAGMKRLLMVRDGTEEEANGCGEASTSDSEINIVTVTTEDIVTLATEALAGSAVAQLTVVPVNASVSADETEALKAEITKAVEKVQEADPNTQILYACDSCGDKFLDASSLAQHVRIHTAQALVMFQADSDFYHYTTANAAEDDTATAWQPHAEQVIQEGGLIFRAREEESGDIEVKLVEETNEHRDEEEEEATPELGSGVEEEDEVKQQTQTEIKPEK, encoded by the exons ATGACCCATAAATGTGAG GACTGTGGAAAGAAATTCACCCACACAGGCAATTTCAAGAGACACATGCGtattcacacaggagagaagcctttCAGCTGCAGAGACTGCAACAAGGCTTTCTCTGACCCCGCAGCCTGCAAAGCACATGAGAAAACACACAG CCcgctgaaaccatactgctgctccACATGTGGAAAGAGCTACCGCCAGATCAGCCTGCTGAACCTGCACCGTAAACGACACACGGGTGAAGCGCGCTATAGTTGTGAAGTGTGCGGCAAGCTCTTCACCACATCTGGCAATTTGAAGCGCCACCAGCTTGTGCACAGCGGAGAGAAACCATATCAGTGTGACTACTGCGAGAAGGCTTTCTCTGATCCCACTGCCAAGATGCGACATCTGGAGACTCATGACACGGAAAAGGGCCACAAGTGTTCACACTGTGAAAAACGCTTTAACCAG CTGGGTAACCTGAAGGCTCATTTGAAAATCCATATCACAGATGGTCCTCTGAAGTGCAAAGAGTGTGGCAAACAGTTTACTACATCAG GAAACCTGAAGAGACACCTACGTGTTCACAGTGGGGAGAAACCTTACGTTTGCGTGCACTGTCAGAGAGCGTTCAGCGATCCTGGAGCTCTGCAGCGACATGAGCGCATCCATACAG GAGAGAAGCCATGTGTCTGTGACATGTGTGGCAAAGCCTTCACCCAGGCCAGTTCACTCATCGCTCACGTGCGCCAACACACTGGAGAGAAACCTTACGTGTGTGAACGCTGTGGAAAAAG GTTTATTCAATCCAGTCAACTGGCCAATCACATTCGCCATCATGACAACGTCCGCCCACACAAATGCCAGATGTGCAACAAAGCATTTGTCAATGTAGGGGATCTGTCTAAGCACATCATCATTCACACAG GGGAGAAACCCTTCCTGTGTGACAAATGTGGTCGAGGGTTCAACCGAATCGACAATTTGCGCTCCCACGTCAAGACCGTCCACCAAGGCAAGGCAGGGATGAAGCGGCTGCTGATGGTGAGAGACGGCACAGAAGAAGAGGCTAATGGGTGCGGCGAGGCTTCCACCTCTGACAGTGAGATCAACATAGTAACCGTCACCACAGAAGACATCGTTACCCTGGCAACAGAGGCATTGGCTGGCAGTgctgtagcacagctgacag TGGTTCCAGTGAATGCTTCAGTGTCTGCCGATGAGACTGAGGCTCTGAAAGCTGAAATCACCAAGGCAGTGGAGAAAGTGCAAGAAGCGG ACCCAAACACACAAATTTTGTACGCGTGTGATTCATGTGGTGATAAGTTCCTGGATGCCAGCTCCCTTGCACAGCATGTCCGTATCCATACAGCCCAGGCCTTGGTCATGTTTCAGGCTgattctgacttctatcactacACCACAGCCAACGCCGCTGAAGATGACACTGCCACAGCATGGCAACCCCACGCTGAGCAGGTCATCCAGGAGGGCGGGCTGATCTTCCGTGCCCGGGAAGAAGAATCAGGAGATATAGAAGTCAAGTTGGTTGAGGAAACGAACGAACACAGagatgaagaggaagaagaagcaaCTCCAGAATTGGGGAGTGGGGTAGAAGAGGAGGATGAGGTGAAACAGCAAACACAGACTGAGATAAAACCTGAAAAATAG